A single genomic interval of Lathyrus oleraceus cultivar Zhongwan6 chromosome 7, CAAS_Psat_ZW6_1.0, whole genome shotgun sequence harbors:
- the LOC127102481 gene encoding uncharacterized protein LOC127102481, whose amino-acid sequence MFHIVFPALPYTTTEEELEEHFSQFGGVSQVHLVVDKETKRSKGIAYIHFTVPDFAARALQESDNSIFQGRLLHVMPAIPRRSNNEENNVSKDQGTKTLKQRREEERKAAEASGDTRAWNSLFMRPDTIVENVARKYGVSKSDLLDREADDLAVRIALGETQVISETKNAFKKAGVNVEALEELAKGKVDALKEVTM is encoded by the exons ATGTTTCATATTGTTTTTCCTGCTCTGCCATACACGACCAC GGAGGAGGAACTGGAAGAGCATTTCAGTCAGTTTGGCGGTGTCTCACAGGTTCATTTAGTTGTTGATAAGGAAACGAAACGATCCAAGGGAATAGCTTATATTCATTTCACAGTTCCAGATTTTGCAGCCAG GGCGTTGCAAGAGTCAGACAATTCAATCTTCCAGGGAAGATTATTACATGTTATGCCAGCTATACCAAGACGTTCAAACAATGAAGA GAACAATGTTTCCAAGGATCAAGGAACAAAAACTCTCAAACAACGAAGAGAAGAAGAGAGGAAAGCAGCTGAAGCTAGTGGAGATACCAGAGCATGGAATAGTCTGTTCATGCGCCCTGATACA ATTGTAGAAAATGTTGCTCGGAAATATGGTGTTAGTAAAAGTGATTTACTGGATCGAGAAGCTGATGATCTTGCTGTACGTATTGCTCTGGGAGAAACACAAGTGATTTCAGAAACAAAAAATGCATTTAAAAAAGCTGGAGTGAACGTGGAAGCTTTGGAGGAGCTTGCGAAGGGTAAAGTTGATGCATTAAAAGAAGTAACCATGTAA